The nucleotide window CGCGCTCTTTCGCCTGCATGCGCTTCGCGTCGCGCGCGATCTCGTGGTCGTAGCCGAGCAGGTGCAGCACGCCGTGAATCAGCAGGCGCAGCAGCTCCTCGTTCAGTGAGTGCCCGATCTCGCGCGCTTGCCGCGCGGCGACGCCGACCGCGATCACCACGTCCCCTAACAGCTCGCCGCGCCGCGCCGCATGCGCGCCTTCGAGCAGCGAGTAGGAGAGCACGTCGGTCGGGCCGCGCTTCCCGCGGTGCGCCTCGTTCAGCTGCGCGATCGCGTCGTCGCTCACCAGCGCGAGCGAGAGCTCCGCTCGCGGCAGCGCGAGCGCGGCGAGCACTTTGCGCGCGCGGCGTGCGAACAGGCGCTGGTCGAAGCGCGGCGCGCCGCGCGGCGGGCCCGCGACGCGCACGCTCATTTCGCACCCGCGCCGCCCTCGCTGTCGCCGTTCTCGCCGCGCGGTTGCAGCAGCCCCGCGGCGCGGCGGTCATACGCGCGCACGATCGACTGCACGAGGGGATGCCGCACCACGTCGAGGTCGGTGAACTGCATGAAGCCGATGCCGTCGATGTCGCGCAGCACGTCGAGCGCGTCGACGAG belongs to Deltaproteobacteria bacterium and includes:
- the ybeY gene encoding rRNA maturation RNase YbeY; the encoded protein is MSVRVAGPPRGAPRFDQRLFARRARKVLAALALPRAELSLALVSDDAIAQLNEAHRGKRGPTDVLSYSLLEGAHAARRGELLGDVVIAVGVAARQAREIGHSLNEELLRLLIHGVLHLLGYDHEIARDAKRMQAKERALRKAVA